One stretch of Chitinophaga pendula DNA includes these proteins:
- a CDS encoding CsbD family protein, whose amino-acid sequence MDKLELKGKWNELKGTLKQKYADLTDDDLLYEEGQEDKLLGKLQQKLGKSREEVIDLLKGK is encoded by the coding sequence ATGGATAAGTTAGAACTTAAAGGCAAATGGAATGAATTGAAAGGTACGCTCAAACAAAAATATGCTGACCTGACAGACGACGATCTGCTATATGAAGAAGGGCAGGAAGATAAGCTGTTAGGTAAACTCCAGCAGAAGCTGGGCAAGAGCAGGGAAGAAGTAATCGACCTGCTGAAGGGAAAATAA
- a CDS encoding pyridoxal phosphate-dependent aminotransferase, producing MKIAVAKRLQHTEEYYFSKKLREIDEMNKAGAQVINLGIGSPDLPPHPDVVAALHEQAQKSNVHAYQGYKGIPALRAAMASWYQRFYQVQLEPDTEVLPLIGSKEGIMHICMTYLQEGDEALIPNPGYPTYRSAVQLSGATVREYALDEAHGWLPDLEALAAQDLSKVKLMWVNYPHMPTGTKAGADFGRQLVAFGKQHNILICHDNPYSFILNEHPESLLQVEGAKDVVLELNSLSKSSNMAGWRVGMLVGKAEFLNEVLRFKSNMDSGMFQPVQMAAVKALELGKEWYDELNAIYRGRRKKVFELLSLLGCTFDEQQVGMFVWAKIPADVKDGYVLTDKILQEAKVFITPGGIFGSNGNGYIRVSLCKDEVVFEEAIQRIRAVVNA from the coding sequence ATGAAAATAGCAGTAGCCAAAAGATTACAACATACAGAAGAATACTATTTCTCCAAGAAGCTGCGGGAAATAGATGAGATGAATAAGGCAGGGGCGCAGGTGATCAACCTGGGGATCGGAAGTCCTGATCTGCCTCCTCATCCTGATGTGGTAGCTGCCTTGCATGAGCAGGCGCAGAAGAGTAATGTGCATGCTTACCAGGGATATAAAGGTATTCCGGCGTTGCGTGCGGCGATGGCTAGCTGGTATCAGCGTTTTTACCAGGTGCAGTTGGAGCCGGATACGGAGGTTTTGCCACTGATAGGTTCTAAGGAAGGCATCATGCATATCTGTATGACTTATCTGCAGGAGGGGGATGAAGCGTTGATCCCTAATCCGGGTTATCCGACGTATCGTTCTGCGGTGCAGCTGAGTGGCGCTACTGTGAGGGAATATGCATTGGATGAGGCGCATGGATGGTTGCCGGATCTGGAAGCATTGGCTGCGCAGGATCTGAGCAAGGTGAAACTGATGTGGGTGAACTATCCGCATATGCCTACCGGGACTAAAGCAGGCGCTGATTTCGGCCGTCAGCTGGTGGCTTTTGGCAAGCAGCATAACATCCTGATCTGTCATGACAATCCGTATAGTTTCATTCTGAATGAGCACCCGGAGAGCCTGTTGCAGGTGGAAGGTGCAAAGGATGTGGTATTGGAGCTGAACTCTCTGAGTAAGTCTTCCAATATGGCCGGATGGCGAGTGGGGATGTTGGTAGGTAAGGCGGAGTTCCTGAATGAGGTATTGCGGTTCAAGAGCAATATGGATTCTGGTATGTTCCAGCCGGTGCAGATGGCAGCGGTGAAGGCGCTGGAGCTGGGTAAGGAATGGTATGATGAGCTGAATGCTATTTACCGTGGCCGGAGGAAGAAGGTATTTGAGTTGCTGTCGCTGCTGGGTTGCACTTTTGATGAGCAGCAAGTGGGTATGTTTGTATGGGCGAAGATACCGGCTGATGTGAAAGACGGGTATGTGCTAACGGACAAGATATTGCAGGAGGCGAAGGTATTCATTACTCCCGGCGGCATTTTCGGTAGTAACGGTAACGGTTATATACGTGTGAGTCTTTGTAAGGATGAAGTTGTTTTTGAAGAAGCTATTCAGCGTATCCGTGCTGTAGTAAATGCATAA
- a CDS encoding aldose 1-epimerase, translating into MFRIDVLQQDGFDIVRLSDGGWQQEEITVDIVPSHGALLHAFSVPYGSNGRINVIDSYRDATDLQQHFTESFKGVKLSPFACRIPDGKYAWGGKEWQIQRAAVPGVCLHGLLYNAVFKMVDHYVGESEAAVTLLYAYEGDDVGYPFAYDCKVVYRLLADRMLEIKTTVFNKAEVTIPVMDGWHPYFTTGSLVDELELQFPSEALVVFNEQMVPSGELIPYQEFTTLKKIGALSLDNSFIIDRQASEKTVCVLNDPKRGVRIDIWPDESYPILQLYIPPHRQSIAIENLSGAPNAFNNGMGVVEVRPGEQADFATRVQVNAIWGDFGV; encoded by the coding sequence ATGTTCAGGATTGATGTATTGCAGCAGGATGGCTTTGATATCGTTCGTTTATCAGATGGAGGATGGCAGCAGGAAGAGATAACGGTGGATATCGTTCCTTCTCACGGCGCGTTGTTACATGCCTTTAGTGTACCGTATGGCAGTAATGGCCGTATCAATGTAATTGATAGTTACAGGGATGCTACGGATCTACAGCAGCATTTTACCGAATCTTTTAAAGGCGTTAAACTCAGCCCTTTTGCCTGCCGTATCCCTGACGGGAAATATGCCTGGGGAGGGAAGGAGTGGCAGATACAGCGTGCTGCGGTGCCCGGTGTTTGTTTACATGGTTTGTTATACAATGCGGTGTTTAAGATGGTCGATCATTATGTGGGGGAAAGCGAGGCGGCTGTTACCCTGTTGTATGCTTATGAAGGGGATGATGTGGGGTATCCTTTTGCGTATGACTGTAAGGTGGTGTATCGGTTGTTGGCCGACCGGATGCTGGAGATAAAGACAACGGTATTTAACAAAGCTGAGGTGACTATTCCAGTGATGGACGGCTGGCATCCTTATTTTACGACGGGCAGCCTGGTAGATGAGTTGGAGTTGCAGTTTCCTTCGGAAGCATTGGTGGTGTTTAATGAGCAGATGGTCCCCAGCGGGGAGTTGATCCCTTACCAGGAATTTACGACGTTAAAAAAGATAGGTGCATTATCGCTGGATAATTCTTTTATTATTGACAGGCAGGCATCGGAGAAAACAGTTTGTGTATTGAATGATCCTAAAAGAGGGGTACGTATTGATATCTGGCCGGATGAGAGTTATCCTATTTTGCAACTGTATATTCCTCCTCATCGTCAGAGCATTGCCATTGAAAATCTAAGCGGAGCTCCTAATGCGTTTAATAACGGGATGGGGGTTGTGGAGGTGCGGCCGGGTGAGCAGGCTGATTTTGCTACGCGGGTGCAGGTAAATGCGATTTGGGGGGATTTTGGGGTATAG
- a CDS encoding prephenate dehydratase, with protein sequence MKIAIQGFEGCFHQVAAERYYGKQTEIASCASFAELVRRVKQEDEVDGGVMAIENSIAGSILPNYTLLKNSALHIVGELYLQINQHLMVLPGQTMEDIREVHSHPMALLQCADFLEKYPHIKLVETEDTALSAKHVRHKKLKSVAAIAGKLAADIFDLDIIAPNIHTAKNNYTRFLVISRNGVEAAEDANKASVYFQTSHDRGSLAKVLGKIADAGINLSKLQSFPIPAKEWNYYFHADMEFEDLQHIRRALEKIEPLTEHLKVLGIYKKGKTHA encoded by the coding sequence ATGAAAATAGCTATACAAGGATTCGAAGGATGTTTTCACCAGGTGGCAGCGGAGCGATATTATGGTAAGCAAACAGAAATTGCTTCCTGCGCTTCTTTTGCTGAACTCGTAAGAAGGGTTAAGCAGGAGGATGAAGTGGATGGAGGGGTGATGGCCATCGAGAATTCTATTGCTGGCAGTATACTGCCCAACTATACCTTATTAAAAAATTCCGCGCTTCATATAGTGGGAGAGCTTTATCTGCAGATCAACCAGCACCTGATGGTGTTGCCGGGTCAGACCATGGAGGATATCCGGGAGGTGCATTCTCATCCGATGGCATTGTTACAATGTGCGGATTTTCTGGAGAAGTATCCACATATTAAGCTGGTGGAGACGGAGGATACGGCGCTGAGTGCCAAACATGTGCGTCATAAGAAGTTGAAGAGTGTGGCGGCTATTGCGGGTAAGCTGGCAGCGGATATTTTCGATCTGGACATTATTGCACCGAATATTCATACTGCGAAGAACAACTACACCCGTTTCCTGGTGATCTCCCGGAATGGAGTGGAGGCGGCGGAGGATGCTAATAAGGCCTCTGTTTATTTCCAGACTTCTCATGACCGTGGTAGTCTGGCGAAGGTGTTGGGTAAGATCGCGGATGCGGGTATTAACCTGTCCAAGCTGCAGTCTTTTCCTATACCGGCGAAGGAGTGGAATTATTATTTCCATGCTGATATGGAGTTTGAGGACCTGCAGCATATCCGCCGGGCGTTGGAGAAAATAGAGCCGTTGACGGAGCACCTGAAGGTATTAGGTATCTATAAGAAAGGCAAAACACACGCATAA
- a CDS encoding RNA polymerase sigma factor: MKYNQNIERDRELLEGLARNEDKALETIYTEQFPVILRMILQHNGSEDDARDLFQEAMIVLFEKVQQGDFELYSQLKTYLYSVCRRLWLKKLQSGTLQRSLPTELEEIIPVEDDLEEHQKKDLQFRSMEKAMAQIGEPCKTILQDYYIYKQSMQEIADKFGYTNAENAKNQKYKCLVRLKKIFFDIYQ; this comes from the coding sequence GTGAAGTATAATCAGAACATAGAAAGGGATAGGGAATTACTGGAGGGTTTGGCCCGGAATGAAGATAAAGCGCTGGAAACGATCTATACAGAACAATTTCCGGTCATATTGAGAATGATCCTCCAACATAATGGTTCAGAAGACGACGCCAGAGACCTGTTCCAGGAAGCAATGATCGTACTTTTTGAAAAAGTGCAGCAAGGGGATTTTGAACTGTATAGCCAGTTGAAAACCTATTTATACTCCGTCTGCCGCCGGCTCTGGCTTAAAAAACTACAGTCCGGTACCTTGCAGCGGTCCCTGCCGACCGAACTGGAAGAAATCATCCCAGTCGAAGACGACCTGGAAGAACACCAGAAAAAGGACCTGCAGTTCCGCTCCATGGAAAAAGCAATGGCACAAATAGGAGAACCTTGCAAAACGATCCTCCAGGACTACTATATATATAAACAGTCCATGCAGGAGATCGCTGACAAATTCGGCTATACCAACGCCGAAAATGCCAAAAATCAAAAGTACAAGTGCCTGGTAAGGCTCAAAAAGATATTTTTCGACATATACCAATAA
- a CDS encoding carboxypeptidase-like regulatory domain-containing protein, with translation MKIYASVLAVVLLMAVQTLKAQVTVTGIITDKDNKLILPYATVINKTTGKRSFSDKGGFYKVIANRNDVLIFNFLGYSPDSITVVQNMGTETRDVQLTVGSKFLRSVEVSSKYSPYQLDSIARREQYGYILDKSDVGLIGGNGNTPEGAGITISPITRFSRKEKQKREFKKNFEKAEQEKYVDSRFTPLLVSQVTGLKGDSLLYFMRDNHPDYNTMRTIQRHEDLLYYITDLYKAWLQRPPKKK, from the coding sequence ATGAAGATTTACGCAAGTGTGCTGGCCGTAGTATTATTGATGGCAGTACAAACATTGAAGGCGCAGGTGACGGTAACAGGTATTATTACCGATAAGGACAATAAGTTGATATTGCCTTATGCGACTGTTATTAACAAAACAACGGGTAAGCGGTCTTTTTCTGATAAAGGGGGATTTTATAAAGTGATCGCCAACCGGAATGATGTGTTGATCTTCAACTTCCTGGGTTATAGTCCGGATAGTATTACGGTGGTGCAAAATATGGGGACAGAGACACGGGATGTGCAGTTGACGGTGGGTAGTAAGTTTCTGCGGAGTGTGGAGGTATCTTCCAAGTATTCTCCTTATCAGCTGGATTCCATTGCGCGCCGGGAGCAGTATGGTTATATACTGGATAAATCTGACGTAGGTCTGATTGGTGGTAATGGTAATACACCGGAGGGCGCTGGTATTACGATCAGTCCTATTACGCGTTTTTCCCGTAAGGAGAAGCAGAAGCGGGAATTCAAGAAGAACTTTGAAAAGGCGGAGCAGGAGAAATATGTAGATTCCCGGTTTACGCCGTTGCTGGTATCCCAAGTGACGGGGTTGAAGGGAGATTCTTTGCTGTATTTTATGCGGGATAATCATCCGGATTACAACACGATGCGGACAATACAGCGGCACGAAGACCTTTTATATTATATTACTGATCTTTATAAGGCTTGGTTACAGCGACCTCCTAAGAAGAAATAG
- a CDS encoding S1C family serine protease, with translation MKDMNQLSNNIERYLQGEMSLQEKADFEMLRNSNPEVDQQVVAHQHLLREMEAYGRRLDFQKKMQRIHEKMDLTEVKKEAAAAADSGTRIFLLRRRTLKSIAAAACIALVTSLSTIAVLQNAARKKSTAQYEDVRRTLNNIQRSQNALIKDINNKSKAPVNPGTYGGTGFAITGNGYIVTNYHVIAGADSLYIQNTKGEAYKAISVFEDVSSDLAVIKVTDSSFKAQPLPYALKPQSVRIGEEVFTMGFPRDEVVYGKGYISAQTGFNGDTAAYQVSIPVNPGNSGAPLLDNKGNVIGIVTGKQTTSDGIAFAVKSAHLKRLMEEMPKDKLSKKDWNRKSHLDNLNRVDQIKKLEEFVYMVKVYN, from the coding sequence ATGAAAGACATGAATCAATTATCTAATAATATAGAACGCTACCTGCAGGGAGAAATGTCCCTCCAGGAAAAGGCCGACTTCGAAATGCTGCGAAACAGCAACCCGGAAGTAGACCAGCAGGTAGTGGCACACCAACACCTCCTCCGGGAAATGGAAGCCTATGGCCGCCGCCTCGACTTCCAGAAAAAAATGCAGCGCATCCATGAAAAAATGGACCTGACCGAGGTGAAAAAAGAAGCCGCCGCTGCCGCAGACTCCGGCACCCGCATATTCCTCTTACGCAGAAGAACCCTCAAAAGCATCGCCGCCGCCGCCTGTATCGCGCTGGTCACTTCCCTGTCTACCATTGCCGTATTACAGAACGCTGCCCGCAAAAAATCTACCGCCCAATATGAAGACGTCAGAAGAACGCTGAACAATATCCAGCGCTCCCAAAACGCCCTTATTAAAGATATCAACAACAAAAGCAAAGCGCCCGTCAACCCAGGTACCTACGGCGGTACCGGATTCGCCATCACCGGCAACGGGTACATCGTAACCAACTATCACGTGATAGCCGGTGCTGACTCCCTCTACATCCAAAATACAAAAGGAGAAGCCTACAAAGCCATCAGCGTATTCGAAGATGTATCCAGCGACCTGGCCGTAATCAAAGTAACCGACTCCTCCTTCAAAGCACAACCACTCCCCTACGCACTCAAACCCCAATCCGTTAGGATAGGCGAAGAAGTGTTCACCATGGGTTTCCCCCGCGATGAAGTGGTTTATGGCAAAGGATATATCAGTGCCCAGACCGGTTTCAACGGAGATACTGCCGCCTACCAGGTATCCATCCCCGTCAACCCGGGCAATAGCGGCGCCCCCCTCCTCGATAATAAGGGCAACGTTATCGGCATCGTCACCGGCAAACAAACTACCTCCGATGGCATCGCCTTCGCCGTTAAATCAGCCCACCTGAAAAGATTAATGGAAGAAATGCCGAAAGATAAACTGTCCAAAAAAGACTGGAACCGCAAAAGCCACCTGGACAACCTCAATCGCGTAGACCAGATCAAAAAATTGGAAGAATTCGTCTACATGGTCAAAGTATATAACTGA